The proteins below are encoded in one region of Parvicella tangerina:
- a CDS encoding CPBP family intramembrane glutamic endopeptidase → MKNGQLQHLNPWQKVLFFIAAFVFALSLAQLVSYSLAKVLLNTSEPFKIITDLTRIDAIRMMKITNLVIHLIAFILPAVVINKLFNFEPKEAVLFKRPHVSVWIIVPVLFVFLTSTNELLTNLNGQIDFSFISESLQEKLKYQQAMQMKTTYAFVGGTVKSYFINLILIALIPAISEELIFRGVLQNLIGKATQNIWIGILVSALLFALMHRQPFHFLPIFFLGVLYGSIAAYTGSLWITMLLHFANNALLITLYFFARTYETSIPELSTMAIGVGGLSSLIITGVYLKLKPQASQWNSTKGIYFR, encoded by the coding sequence TTGAAAAACGGGCAATTACAACACCTTAATCCATGGCAGAAAGTACTCTTCTTTATTGCTGCGTTCGTATTTGCCCTGTCCTTAGCGCAACTCGTTAGTTATTCATTAGCAAAAGTATTGCTTAACACAAGTGAGCCGTTCAAAATAATTACTGACCTCACTCGTATCGATGCAATCAGAATGATGAAAATCACAAACCTTGTTATTCATTTGATTGCCTTCATATTACCTGCTGTCGTCATCAACAAGCTTTTTAATTTTGAACCTAAAGAAGCCGTCCTGTTTAAGCGTCCACACGTTTCAGTATGGATCATTGTACCCGTGTTATTTGTTTTCCTAACAAGCACTAATGAACTATTGACAAATCTTAATGGACAAATTGATTTTTCATTTATTTCTGAATCGCTTCAAGAAAAACTGAAGTATCAACAAGCCATGCAAATGAAGACAACTTATGCCTTCGTTGGTGGAACGGTTAAGAGTTACTTCATTAATCTTATTCTTATCGCTTTAATTCCTGCCATAAGTGAAGAACTCATTTTTAGAGGAGTTTTACAGAATCTCATCGGGAAAGCTACTCAAAACATTTGGATAGGCATCCTAGTTTCTGCGCTACTTTTTGCTTTAATGCACAGACAACCATTTCACTTCCTCCCTATCTTCTTTCTTGGTGTTCTCTATGGTTCTATTGCCGCCTATACAGGAAGTTTATGGATTACCATGTTACTGCATTTCGCGAATAATGCATTGTTAATCACACTATATTTCTTTGCCAGAACATACGAAACCTCAATTCCAGAACTCTCGACTATGGCAATAGGCGTTGGTGGACTTAGTTCGCTTATAATCACAGGGGTCTATTTAAAACTAAAACCCCAAGCATCCCAATGGAATAGTACAAAAGGCATTTATTTTAGGTGA
- the coaE gene encoding dephospho-CoA kinase (Dephospho-CoA kinase (CoaE) performs the final step in coenzyme A biosynthesis.): MVKLGLTGGIGSGKSTVAKIFEEFNIPVYYADDRAKWLMNQPKIRSKIVQQFGKEAYNKGKLDRAFLANLVFKNRKALEALNGIVHPEVGKDFDNWSNYQKSQILVKEAAVLIESGAKDSVDEIVVVTAPAKTRMKRVMARDGVSEQQVVDRLNNQMTDKQRLKYADYVIDNSGEQMLIPQVKRLLEDVRRKYHLK; encoded by the coding sequence GTGGTTAAGCTAGGACTCACAGGTGGAATAGGAAGTGGAAAGAGTACAGTGGCGAAAATTTTTGAGGAGTTTAATATTCCTGTCTATTATGCGGATGATCGAGCTAAATGGTTAATGAATCAGCCTAAGATCCGTTCAAAAATTGTTCAGCAGTTTGGCAAGGAAGCATACAATAAAGGGAAACTTGATCGAGCTTTTCTCGCAAACCTAGTATTTAAGAATCGTAAAGCACTTGAAGCACTCAACGGGATCGTGCACCCAGAAGTGGGTAAAGATTTTGATAATTGGTCCAATTACCAGAAAAGTCAGATCCTCGTCAAAGAGGCAGCAGTGCTCATTGAGTCTGGTGCTAAAGATTCTGTGGACGAGATAGTGGTAGTAACGGCTCCGGCAAAAACAAGGATGAAACGTGTGATGGCTAGAGATGGTGTCTCAGAACAGCAGGTTGTTGATCGGTTGAATAATCAAATGACAGATAAGCAACGCCTGAAGTATGCTGACTACGTAATCGATAATAGTGGTGAACAGATGCTAATTCCTCAAGTGAAAAGACTATTGGAGGATGTCAGAAGAAAATATCACCTAAAATAA
- the yajC gene encoding preprotein translocase subunit YajC → MNIALLEGSGNAGMLNMLLIVAMFGVFYFFILRPQNKKRKELEMMRESMAKGDKVMINGIYGKVLKIDGDEVTLELEEGRMKVHKNFVESAPDAVPAKEEK, encoded by the coding sequence ATGAATATTGCACTATTAGAAGGATCAGGAAACGCGGGGATGTTGAATATGTTATTGATCGTAGCCATGTTTGGTGTCTTTTACTTTTTCATCCTAAGACCTCAGAACAAGAAAAGGAAAGAGCTGGAGATGATGAGAGAGTCTATGGCTAAAGGTGACAAAGTAATGATCAACGGAATTTATGGTAAAGTTTTGAAGATTGATGGTGATGAGGTTACGCTTGAATTAGAAGAGGGAAGAATGAAGGTACATAAGAATTTTGTTGAATCAGCTCCTGATGCTGTTCCCGCCAAAGAAGAGAAATAG
- the recJ gene encoding single-stranded-DNA-specific exonuclease RecJ, which produces MNNYQWCLDHDTDIETTVELSKVLGVPELVAKLLVQRGITHFEDARAFFRPSLDDLHDPFLMEDMQLAVDRLARALSDGEKIMVYGDYDVDGSTSVALMYSFIRDFGHDVIYYQPDRYAEGYGISMQGIETAKEEGVKLLIALDCGTRAIQQVKKAKEYGIDVVICDHHTPGQDLPEAYAILNPKKSTCAYPYKELCGCGIGYKFIQAFSLHQGHGTEYTKDYLDFVTVAIGADIVPITGENRTLAFFGLKLVNENPRLGVKTLLDAGSKLSNISISDLVFTVAPRVNAAGRISHASAAVEMLLVDDEEQANEWGEIINGHNLERKELDQRITHEALQLMENDDFYLKSSSTVVWKEGWHKGVVGIVASRLIEHHYKPTIVLAVKDNEATGSARSVKGYDVLEAIEKCADLLTKYGGHKYAAGLSLPIEHLEQFRERFEEVVANSLPEDLKVPKLQINAEIKSEDLIPETAGNPFPKLFRLIEQFAPFGPRNMRPVFLIRNLKDSGYSRVVGEDHLKVTLKCERTEQIFTGIAFGRADKLEMLQRHNVDVVFSLSLNEYRGSQELQLDIKDLRPSGEFVE; this is translated from the coding sequence ATGAATAATTATCAATGGTGTCTTGATCATGACACGGACATAGAGACCACTGTCGAATTGTCAAAAGTGTTGGGAGTTCCTGAATTGGTTGCCAAGTTGTTGGTGCAGAGAGGAATAACGCATTTTGAAGATGCCAGAGCTTTTTTTAGACCATCGTTAGACGATTTGCATGATCCATTTCTCATGGAAGATATGCAATTAGCAGTTGACCGACTTGCCCGTGCCTTGTCTGATGGTGAGAAAATAATGGTTTATGGAGACTATGATGTGGATGGTAGTACTTCGGTGGCATTGATGTATTCTTTCATCAGAGATTTTGGGCATGATGTGATCTATTATCAGCCAGATCGTTATGCAGAGGGGTACGGAATCTCAATGCAAGGAATTGAAACGGCCAAAGAAGAAGGCGTAAAATTGCTTATCGCTTTGGATTGTGGCACAAGAGCTATTCAGCAGGTAAAGAAAGCTAAAGAGTATGGTATTGATGTGGTGATTTGTGATCACCATACGCCAGGTCAAGATCTGCCTGAAGCTTATGCTATCTTGAATCCAAAGAAGTCCACTTGTGCCTATCCGTATAAAGAACTTTGCGGATGTGGAATTGGCTATAAGTTTATCCAGGCTTTCAGCCTCCATCAAGGTCACGGAACTGAGTATACAAAAGACTATCTGGATTTTGTTACTGTTGCAATTGGAGCAGATATTGTTCCTATTACTGGAGAAAACAGAACATTGGCCTTCTTTGGCTTGAAACTCGTAAATGAAAATCCTCGTTTGGGAGTTAAAACGTTGTTGGATGCAGGAAGTAAATTATCTAATATTTCTATTTCAGATTTGGTTTTTACCGTAGCTCCTCGAGTAAATGCCGCGGGAAGAATTAGTCATGCAAGTGCTGCGGTTGAAATGTTGCTAGTAGATGATGAAGAACAAGCTAACGAGTGGGGTGAAATTATTAACGGACACAACTTGGAGCGAAAGGAATTAGATCAGCGAATCACTCACGAAGCCCTTCAACTAATGGAAAATGATGACTTCTATTTGAAATCATCATCAACTGTAGTATGGAAAGAAGGATGGCACAAAGGAGTAGTAGGGATTGTGGCTTCACGGCTAATAGAGCATCACTACAAACCAACCATTGTTTTGGCGGTTAAGGACAACGAAGCAACTGGTTCAGCAAGATCGGTAAAAGGATATGATGTACTTGAAGCAATCGAAAAATGTGCGGATCTACTCACTAAATATGGGGGTCATAAATATGCGGCTGGTTTAAGCCTACCAATTGAACATTTAGAACAGTTTCGTGAGCGATTTGAAGAAGTGGTTGCCAACTCACTACCGGAAGACTTGAAGGTTCCCAAACTACAGATCAACGCAGAAATAAAAAGTGAAGATTTAATTCCAGAAACGGCTGGAAACCCTTTTCCGAAGTTGTTTAGACTCATAGAGCAATTTGCACCTTTCGGTCCCCGGAATATGCGTCCGGTTTTTCTAATTCGGAACTTAAAAGATTCTGGTTATTCAAGAGTTGTTGGAGAAGACCATCTAAAAGTTACGCTTAAATGTGAACGTACTGAGCAGATCTTTACAGGTATTGCCTTTGGTAGGGCAGACAAACTAGAGATGTTACAACGTCATAATGTTGATGTTGTGTTCAGTCTATCACTCAATGAATATCGAGGAAGTCAGGAACTTCAATTGGATATTAAAGATTTAAGACCTTCAGGCGAATTTGTAGAATAG
- a CDS encoding DUF6495 family protein → MRFRRLTTEELHALEKEFIDFLAVSGIEAHDWEQFKTSNPDFCEEKIDEFSDVVIGTILSKAKYAEHKSSSDWLLFKLHENEISVIIIHSDQIDLLKDELNEVNMQAVTINKTSKPYTPNKEDELFKMMQQGCVITDGKIYDLIDRQV, encoded by the coding sequence ATGCGGTTTAGAAGATTGACGACAGAAGAGTTGCATGCGCTGGAAAAAGAGTTCATTGACTTCCTCGCAGTTTCTGGGATAGAAGCACACGACTGGGAGCAATTCAAAACATCTAACCCGGACTTTTGCGAAGAGAAAATTGACGAATTCTCTGATGTAGTTATTGGAACTATTCTTAGTAAAGCGAAATATGCCGAACATAAGTCTTCAAGTGACTGGCTACTTTTTAAGCTTCACGAAAACGAAATATCTGTGATTATCATTCATTCAGATCAAATCGATTTATTGAAAGACGAACTCAACGAGGTGAACATGCAAGCGGTAACCATCAACAAAACTTCTAAACCCTACACTCCTAACAAGGAGGACGAATTATTTAAAATGATGCAACAAGGCTGTGTTATTACGGACGGGAAAATTTACGACCTGATTGACCGTCAAGTTTAA
- a CDS encoding YgiQ family radical SAM protein, translated as MQEQYDITDWLPLTMNEVQKRGWDELDVVIISGDAYVDHPAFGTAVIGRILESEGLRVAIVAQPNWQDDLRDFKKFGKPRLFFGITSGCMDSMVNHYTAAKRKRSTDAYTPGGKAGFRPDYAVNVYSKILKELYPDVPILVGGIEASLRRVTHYDYWSDQLIPNILETSDADLLVYGMGEQPLREIIKLLNKGVPFHQLTMVPQTAYLRPVEEGVQKNKNWKDITLNSHETCLKDKKAYAANFKHVEQESNKTFANRIIQESCGKHLVINPPYQTMTEKEMDQSFDLPYTRYPHPKYKKRGPIPAYEMIKFSVNMHRGCFGGCSFCTISAHQGKFIASRSEESILKEVDQVTQMDDFKGYISDLGGPSANMYKMKGIDQDICDKCVSPSCIHPVICSNLDTSHKAMTEVYRKVDQNPKVKKAFVGSGIRYDLLTKSYNKKADDSIDEYMEQVLTRHVSGRLKVAPEHTAPETLKIMRKPSFDHFKEFKKKFDEIDKKHNLNQQLIPYFISSHPGCEVEDMANLACETKEMGFELEQVQDFTPTPMTVATVIYYAGVHPYTLKPVNTPKSKKEKEKQNRFFFWYKRENQDWIRNELQKVDRYDLAKRLLNKPKGKSQKPKWLQEAHDNKSKGKSKSKNSGKRFKKRR; from the coding sequence ATGCAAGAGCAGTATGACATAACGGATTGGCTACCCTTAACCATGAATGAGGTTCAGAAAAGAGGGTGGGATGAACTGGATGTGGTGATCATTTCAGGCGATGCCTATGTGGACCACCCAGCTTTCGGAACAGCTGTGATTGGCAGGATTTTAGAGAGTGAGGGTCTGCGCGTGGCGATTGTGGCTCAACCGAATTGGCAGGATGACTTAAGAGATTTCAAAAAGTTCGGAAAGCCCAGACTATTCTTTGGAATCACTTCGGGTTGTATGGATTCAATGGTGAATCATTACACTGCAGCTAAACGTAAAAGAAGCACGGATGCTTATACTCCTGGTGGTAAAGCAGGATTTCGTCCAGATTATGCAGTAAATGTATACTCCAAAATTCTAAAAGAACTTTATCCTGATGTGCCAATACTTGTTGGTGGAATTGAAGCTTCGCTGAGACGTGTAACGCATTATGATTATTGGAGTGATCAACTGATTCCTAACATTCTTGAAACGAGTGATGCCGATTTATTGGTATATGGAATGGGAGAGCAGCCGCTAAGAGAGATCATCAAGTTATTGAATAAAGGTGTTCCGTTTCATCAATTGACAATGGTTCCGCAGACGGCATATTTGAGACCTGTTGAGGAAGGAGTTCAAAAAAACAAGAATTGGAAAGATATTACACTAAATAGCCACGAAACGTGTTTGAAAGATAAAAAAGCGTATGCTGCAAACTTTAAGCATGTGGAGCAAGAATCGAATAAAACTTTTGCCAATAGAATTATTCAAGAGTCATGTGGAAAGCACCTAGTGATTAACCCGCCTTATCAAACGATGACCGAAAAGGAAATGGATCAATCGTTTGATCTTCCTTACACGAGGTACCCACATCCAAAGTACAAAAAGAGAGGTCCAATACCTGCCTATGAAATGATAAAGTTTTCGGTAAACATGCACCGTGGCTGTTTTGGAGGTTGTAGTTTTTGCACGATCAGTGCGCATCAAGGGAAATTCATTGCAAGTAGAAGCGAGGAATCTATTCTTAAAGAAGTTGATCAAGTTACTCAAATGGACGACTTTAAAGGTTACATATCGGATCTAGGTGGGCCAAGTGCCAATATGTACAAAATGAAGGGTATAGATCAGGATATCTGTGATAAATGTGTGAGTCCGTCTTGTATTCACCCTGTAATATGTAGTAATCTGGATACTAGTCATAAAGCCATGACGGAGGTTTACCGAAAGGTAGATCAAAACCCTAAGGTAAAGAAAGCTTTTGTGGGTAGTGGAATTCGCTATGACTTGCTCACGAAGAGCTATAACAAGAAGGCAGATGATTCCATTGACGAATACATGGAGCAGGTACTGACCAGACACGTTTCTGGAAGGTTGAAAGTGGCTCCTGAACATACCGCTCCAGAAACCTTAAAGATTATGCGGAAGCCTTCTTTTGACCACTTTAAGGAATTCAAGAAGAAGTTTGATGAAATTGACAAAAAGCACAATCTAAACCAACAACTGATTCCCTACTTTATAAGTAGTCATCCAGGTTGTGAAGTTGAGGATATGGCCAACCTGGCATGTGAGACCAAGGAAATGGGATTTGAGTTAGAGCAGGTTCAGGATTTTACACCAACACCGATGACTGTGGCTACCGTTATTTATTATGCTGGTGTTCATCCGTACACCTTAAAGCCTGTCAACACACCGAAGTCTAAGAAGGAAAAGGAGAAACAGAACCGTTTTTTCTTCTGGTATAAGCGAGAAAATCAAGACTGGATACGCAATGAATTGCAGAAGGTTGATCGATATGACCTTGCAAAGAGGTTATTAAATAAGCCGAAAGGAAAATCTCAAAAGCCCAAATGGTTACAGGAAGCGCATGATAACAAATCGAAGGGCAAGAGTAAATCGAAAAATTCGGGTAAACGCTTTAAAAAAAGACGTTAA
- a CDS encoding UDP-3-O-(3-hydroxymyristoyl)glucosamine N-acyltransferase: protein MKLKSSITLEQAAELLDCKYVGNPDHEITGLNEIHVVEPGDIVFVDHPKYYKKALESAATTILIDKEVDCPEGKGLLVSETPFDDFNFLTRQFAPFQKWVGERGSHFKAGKDTIIQPNVTIGHNVTIGDHCIIHSGAVIDDNTIIGNHVIVQSNVVLGSKAFYYKAKPNGRDRMHTCGRVILHDHVEIGAGSTIDAGVTGDTTIGEGTKIDNLVHIGHDTVVGKNCLFAAQVGIAGCVIIEDNVTLWGQVGVTSGITIGEGAVVSGCAGVSKSLAPKKHYFGIPAEDARVKYKELAAIRNLPKIIENL from the coding sequence TTGAAACTAAAGTCATCCATAACACTTGAACAGGCAGCGGAGCTTTTGGACTGCAAATATGTAGGAAACCCAGATCATGAAATTACAGGTCTTAATGAGATTCATGTTGTAGAGCCAGGAGATATCGTTTTTGTCGATCATCCGAAATACTACAAAAAAGCACTTGAAAGTGCAGCAACCACCATCCTCATAGACAAGGAAGTTGACTGTCCTGAGGGCAAAGGGCTACTTGTGAGCGAGACCCCCTTTGATGACTTTAATTTTCTTACTCGTCAGTTTGCACCTTTCCAAAAGTGGGTAGGTGAAAGAGGAAGTCACTTCAAAGCAGGAAAAGACACGATTATTCAACCCAACGTTACGATTGGGCATAATGTAACCATTGGCGATCATTGTATCATTCATAGTGGTGCGGTGATTGATGATAACACAATCATCGGTAATCATGTGATTGTTCAGAGTAATGTTGTTTTAGGAAGTAAAGCATTTTATTATAAGGCAAAACCTAATGGAAGGGATCGAATGCACACCTGCGGAAGGGTCATCCTTCACGATCATGTAGAAATTGGTGCAGGCAGTACAATTGATGCTGGTGTAACTGGTGACACGACTATTGGTGAAGGAACAAAAATCGATAACCTGGTCCACATAGGACATGATACTGTTGTAGGAAAGAATTGTTTGTTCGCTGCACAAGTGGGTATTGCAGGGTGCGTAATTATTGAGGATAACGTAACCCTCTGGGGACAAGTAGGCGTGACAAGCGGAATTACCATTGGTGAAGGAGCTGTTGTGTCTGGTTGTGCAGGGGTGAGTAAAAGTCTTGCTCCGAAGAAGCATTATTTCGGTATTCCTGCGGAAGATGCCAGAGTGAAATATAAAGAACTAGCCGCGATTAGAAACCTTCCGAAGATCATAGAAAACCTATAA
- a CDS encoding GAF domain-containing SpoIIE family protein phosphatase produces the protein MTNNVNKILEKLELKEFKLTSLLEVTRAINENFSTDKLLNIYQYILRDQLGISRLLLFNHDGEEWKCIIRFGAKGKSKQINVERDLSHITDITVIESSSQASLNSFDIVIPVHHKNKALAYLLLGDLNEDRLQISPTIKHMPFIQTLTNIIIVAIENKRFAKRIIEQERTNKELELASEMQKLLFPRNFPSNNRLDVAATYESKHLVGGDYYDFMQLNNEEYVMCIADVSGKGMSAALVMSNFQAHLKAIIQYNHKNMTMQELVEQLNETVNEVTQGEKFITFFIAYYNCTKRVLKYINAGHNYPILTDGKRAKFLNKGCVGLGMFDAIPTIEMEQLQIKPNDTLVCFTDGLVELENEEGEQFENDRLIELIHENFHLKMKDLNSLIFHKLNEYKGKAHFLDDTALMSCRFFG, from the coding sequence TTGACGAATAACGTAAATAAGATTCTTGAGAAACTTGAGTTGAAGGAGTTTAAGCTAACCTCTTTGCTTGAGGTTACCCGTGCCATTAACGAGAACTTCTCTACTGATAAACTGCTGAATATCTACCAGTATATCCTGCGTGATCAGCTCGGAATATCAAGATTACTTCTCTTTAATCATGATGGCGAAGAATGGAAGTGTATTATTCGATTTGGAGCTAAAGGCAAGTCTAAGCAAATCAATGTTGAAAGAGACCTTTCACATATCACAGATATTACAGTTATTGAGAGTTCTTCGCAGGCATCACTGAATTCGTTTGATATTGTCATTCCTGTTCACCATAAAAACAAGGCGCTAGCCTATCTTCTTTTAGGGGATTTGAATGAGGATCGACTGCAAATTAGTCCTACGATCAAGCACATGCCTTTCATTCAAACGTTAACGAATATTATTATCGTAGCGATCGAAAACAAACGTTTTGCAAAACGAATTATTGAACAGGAGCGTACCAACAAAGAGCTCGAACTAGCTAGTGAAATGCAAAAACTGCTTTTCCCAAGAAACTTTCCAAGCAATAATCGACTGGACGTGGCAGCAACCTATGAGTCTAAGCATCTTGTTGGAGGAGACTACTACGACTTCATGCAACTGAACAATGAAGAGTACGTGATGTGTATTGCGGATGTGAGTGGGAAAGGAATGAGTGCAGCACTTGTCATGAGTAATTTTCAAGCCCATCTTAAAGCTATTATTCAATACAACCACAAGAACATGACCATGCAAGAGCTTGTGGAACAACTCAACGAAACGGTGAATGAGGTTACTCAAGGGGAAAAGTTTATCACTTTCTTTATTGCGTACTACAATTGCACAAAGCGAGTCTTAAAGTACATCAACGCGGGCCATAACTACCCTATTCTTACTGATGGGAAGCGAGCAAAATTTTTAAACAAGGGCTGCGTTGGTCTGGGCATGTTTGATGCTATTCCAACGATTGAAATGGAGCAATTGCAAATTAAGCCCAACGACACGCTAGTTTGTTTTACTGATGGATTGGTAGAACTTGAAAATGAAGAGGGTGAACAATTTGAAAACGATCGCTTGATCGAACTCATTCATGAGAATTTTCACTTAAAGATGAAAGATCTAAACTCCCTTATTTTTCATAAGCTAAATGAATACAAAGGCAAAGCTCACTTTCTGGATGACACCGCCTTAATGTCCTGCAGGTTCTTCGGGTAA
- a CDS encoding O-antigen ligase family protein — protein MLTVLKKNWIYITGVLFIALNMMLVFTKDFYFLNLLPAALFVVFGALFALDKLFWFVVICTPLSLNLEEMSGGVGLYLPTEPILFIIMLIFFFKQIKDNSHRDKRIINHPISIALYFHFAWIFITSLTSSDPIVSFKFLLSQLWFVVPCYFFAIWLFRHKISNALTFVWCYLLPLTVVLIITVVKHAAHGFDEEVGHWIMSPFFKDHTSYGAIIALFYPVVASLTFYKKYSFETRALLGVMLIIFTVALFYSYTRAAYLSVVGAGLVYLLFKFKIKFKYLLVVGLFVGGIIAANWTEISYMLMKNDAEHTTQDVGERIQSMSNVSSDASNLERLNRWNSALRMFEARPIFGFGPGTYAMQYAPFQAPEDETIISTNFGTGGNAHSEYLGPLAEQGVLGLFSMIWLVVAIFYTSSMVYIRLEDKELKRIVMMLMLGLVTYFTHGVLNNYLDTDKASVPVWGFVAIIVAIDVYHSRGLKQLPEEPAGH, from the coding sequence ATGTTGACCGTCCTAAAGAAAAACTGGATTTATATCACGGGAGTGCTTTTTATTGCGCTCAACATGATGCTGGTTTTTACAAAGGATTTTTACTTTTTGAATTTATTGCCAGCAGCATTGTTTGTGGTTTTCGGAGCTTTGTTTGCGCTGGATAAACTGTTTTGGTTCGTGGTAATTTGCACACCTCTCTCTTTGAACTTAGAAGAAATGTCAGGTGGTGTTGGATTGTATTTGCCAACGGAGCCGATCCTGTTTATAATTATGCTGATCTTCTTTTTTAAGCAGATCAAAGACAACAGTCATCGAGACAAGCGAATCATTAATCACCCTATAAGTATTGCACTATATTTCCACTTTGCTTGGATATTTATTACTTCATTGACGAGTTCAGATCCAATTGTTTCGTTTAAATTCTTGCTAAGTCAATTGTGGTTTGTAGTTCCTTGCTATTTCTTTGCAATATGGCTGTTCAGACACAAAATCAGTAATGCATTAACCTTCGTGTGGTGTTATTTGTTGCCGCTTACGGTGGTGTTAATCATTACGGTTGTCAAGCATGCTGCCCACGGTTTTGATGAAGAGGTAGGGCATTGGATCATGAGTCCGTTTTTTAAAGATCACACTTCCTACGGAGCGATCATAGCGTTGTTTTATCCTGTGGTTGCCTCACTCACTTTCTACAAAAAGTATTCTTTTGAAACACGTGCTTTACTTGGAGTCATGCTCATTATTTTTACGGTTGCCCTGTTTTACAGTTATACGCGTGCAGCTTATTTGAGTGTTGTTGGAGCAGGGTTAGTATATCTGCTGTTTAAATTCAAGATAAAATTTAAGTATCTACTTGTAGTTGGTTTGTTTGTTGGAGGTATCATTGCAGCTAACTGGACAGAGATCAGTTACATGCTGATGAAGAATGATGCAGAACATACAACACAGGATGTTGGAGAACGAATTCAATCCATGAGTAATGTCTCTTCGGATGCATCAAACCTCGAACGACTTAATAGATGGAATAGTGCACTAAGAATGTTCGAAGCTCGACCAATATTTGGATTTGGCCCGGGTACTTATGCTATGCAGTATGCTCCATTTCAAGCTCCAGAAGATGAAACCATCATTTCTACCAATTTTGGAACAGGAGGAAATGCGCATAGTGAATATCTCGGTCCATTAGCTGAACAAGGAGTGTTAGGACTGTTCTCCATGATTTGGCTAGTCGTAGCCATTTTTTATACTTCCTCAATGGTTTATATCAGATTGGAAGATAAGGAGTTGAAACGTATTGTAATGATGTTGATGCTCGGACTGGTTACCTACTTTACGCATGGGGTGCTCAACAACTACCTGGATACAGATAAAGCTTCCGTACCAGTCTGGGGGTTTGTAGCGATTATTGTAGCTATTGATGTGTATCACTCAAGAGGTTTGAAACAGTTACCCGAAGAACCTGCAGGACATTAA
- a CDS encoding Wzz/FepE/Etk N-terminal domain-containing protein has translation MENQKDAFTANDILDFLWKYKVIFISLGLAAAVISSIVSLLMEEKFKSTVVLYPTMSSSIIYSDQLTNEQDPTAFGEKDATEQMLQILESSYIREKVVSKFDLMTHYEIDTSSELKLYYLNESYKDFISFDRNNKGAVMINVLDRSPDTAMYIAAYISELYDSARNAIIHEKALIDFEIKKAKLEKLFAERQAVKDTMAKLTQLGVVTMDGYEGLVTQLINAKTQEDKEATKKKLEMTELYGSELKSYEITLDFLEDRIATMSSVYEQAETNAFESPSHKFTIEPASLPVRKAYPVRWLIVVVSTFSTVFLAIVLLLFWEKAKELQARSKK, from the coding sequence ATGGAAAACCAAAAAGATGCGTTTACCGCAAATGATATCTTAGACTTCTTATGGAAGTATAAGGTGATCTTTATTTCACTTGGATTAGCCGCTGCAGTCATCTCTTCTATCGTGTCGTTATTGATGGAAGAAAAGTTTAAGTCTACAGTTGTGTTATATCCTACGATGTCCAGTTCTATTATTTATAGTGATCAGTTGACGAATGAGCAAGACCCTACTGCTTTTGGAGAAAAAGATGCAACAGAGCAAATGCTTCAAATTTTGGAATCTTCATATATCAGAGAAAAGGTTGTATCCAAATTTGATCTGATGACGCACTATGAGATTGATACTTCTTCAGAACTAAAACTGTATTACCTTAATGAATCATACAAAGACTTCATCAGTTTCGATCGAAATAACAAGGGAGCGGTAATGATCAACGTACTCGATAGAAGTCCTGATACTGCAATGTACATAGCAGCCTATATTTCTGAGCTCTACGATAGTGCAAGAAATGCAATCATTCATGAAAAGGCATTGATCGATTTTGAAATTAAAAAAGCTAAGCTGGAAAAATTATTTGCTGAGCGTCAGGCAGTGAAAGATACTATGGCGAAATTAACCCAGCTAGGAGTTGTTACCATGGACGGCTATGAAGGTTTGGTAACCCAATTAATTAATGCAAAAACACAAGAGGATAAAGAAGCTACCAAGAAAAAGTTGGAGATGACCGAGCTATACGGGAGTGAATTGAAGTCTTATGAAATTACGCTCGACTTCCTGGAGGATCGTATCGCTACAATGTCTTCTGTTTATGAACAGGCAGAGACTAACGCGTTTGAATCTCCGTCTCATAAGTTTACCATTGAACCCGCTTCATTACCTGTTCGAAAAGCCTACCCAGTGCGATGGTTAATTGTTGTAGTTTCGACTTTTTCAACGGTGTTTTTGGCTATCGTACTGTTACTTTTTTGGGAGAAAGCCAAGGAGCTGCAAGCTCGGTCTAAAAAATAA